The following proteins are co-located in the Larus michahellis chromosome 9, bLarMic1.1, whole genome shotgun sequence genome:
- the GDPD2 gene encoding glycerophosphoinositol inositolphosphodiesterase GDPD2, which translates to MADPPGCCHPCATCLLCLYSCHWVTPKKRKGLKTSKCDCSWFLFLFCVFLFTLVWLYFTIVILNDFHNFNEFIFKQRKLWLDWSLVLLIATATLITYSAVLLVLALCLQLCGQPLKLHWLHKILLILTALVVAAAFTGLGIKWAEEWRSARISLQATGPFLHIGIVGGMTLLAWPLASFIYRTRNKGLKVFLLLVYCAVMIALYLAPLGITSPCIMEENQLPPKPALVGHRGAPMLAPENTLMSLHKAVDCDVQVFETDVMVSADGVPFLMHDEELTRTTNVQAVFPERAALNSTAFNWTDLQQLDAGSWFLERRPFPTVQSLSAGDRYQVTKQRIPSLEQALEAAKQSNISIMFDLRPENHSDYQSFVNATLKVILQSGIPLQQVLWLPDGFREEVKQRAPGVQQIYGRKRLQNEKEPLLHVNLPYQDMSSEEIRQYRQDNISVNLYVVNQPWLFSVLWCSGVSSVTTNACQVLKEMKHPIWLLPSSTYLMIWIVVDCVSLLVILWAFLLLKKCSQRRQAAESETDVLLTKINSLMQE; encoded by the exons ATGGCAGATCCCCCcggctgctgccacccctgtgccacctgcctgctctgcctctaCAGCTGCCACTGGGTCACTCCCAAGAAGAGGAAGGGCCTGAAAACCAGCAAG TGCGACTGCAGCTggttccttttcctcttctgcgTCTTCCTCTTCACGCTGGTGTGGCTCTACTTCACCATCGTCATCCTCAATGATTTCCACAACTTCAATGA GTTCATCTTCAAGCAGAGGAAGTTGTGGCTAGACTGGTCCCTGGTCCTGCTAATAGCTACGGCCACGCTGATCACCTACTCGGCTGTGCTGCTG GTCCTTGCTTTGTGCTTGCAGCTCTGTGGCCAGCCCTTGAAACTACACTGGCTGCATAAG atcctACTGATCTTAACTGCCCTGGTGGTGGCTGCAGCCTTCACAGGGCTGGGAATAAAGTGGGCGGAGGAGTGGAGAAGTGCACGTATCTCCCTGCAG GCAACAGGTCCCTTCCTGCACATTGGAATTGTGGGGGGAATGACGCTCCTTGCCTGGCCCCTGGCCAGCTTCATCTACCGCACCCGCAACAAAG GTCTCAAAGTATTTCTGCTGCTTGTGTACTGCGCGGTGATGATCGCACTGTATCTGGCTCCTCTGGGAATCACCTCCCCTTGCATCATGGAGGAGAACCAGCTGCCTCCCAAGCCAGCCCTAGTTGGCCACCGAGGAGCCCCCATG CTGGCCCCCGAAAACACCCTCATGTCACTGCACAAGGCGGTGGACTGTGATGTGCAAGTCTTTGAGACAGACGTCATGGTGAG TGCTGACGGGGTCCCGTTCCTCATGCATGACGAGGAACTCACCAGGACCACCAATGTGCAGGCTGTGTTCCCCGAGAGGGCTGCCCTGAACAGCACCGCCTTCAACTGGACAGACCTCCAGCAGTTGGATGCTGGCAGCTGGTTCCTGGAG CGGAGGCCTTTTCCCACTGTGCAGAGTCTTTCTGCTGGCGATCGCTACCAGGTGACTAAACAGAGGATCCCATCCCTGGAACAGGCGCTAGAGGCAGCCAAGCAGAGCAATATCTCCATCATGTTCGACCTCCGGCCCGAGAACCACAGTGACTACCAGAGCTTTGTCAATGCCACCCTGAAAGTGATCTTACAGTCAGGCATCCCACTGCAGCAG GTCCTCTGGCTGCCGGATGGGTTCAGGGAAGAGGTCAAACAGCGAGCCCCAGGCGTTCAGCAAATCTATGGCCGGAAGAGACTCCAGAATGAGAAGGAGCCACTGCTGCATGTCAATCTGCCCTACCAGGACATGAGCTCTGAGGAGATCAG GCAGTACCGCCAGGACAACATCTCTGTCAACTTGTATGTGGTGAACCAGCCCTGGCTCTTCTCCGTGCTGTGGTGCTCTGGCGTGAGCTCTGTCACCACCAACGCCTGCCAGGTGCTGAAGGAGATGAAACACCCCATCTGGCTGCTC CCCAGCAGCACGTACCTCATGATCTGGATTGTTGTAGACTGCGTGTCCCTTCTTGTCATCCTCTGGGCCTTCCTCTTGCTGAA GAAATGCTCACAGAGAAGACAGGCAGCGG AGTCTGAGACTGATGTGCTTCTCACAAAGATCAACAGCTTGATGCAAGAGTGA